The Papaver somniferum cultivar HN1 chromosome 6, ASM357369v1, whole genome shotgun sequence genome segment TCTAATCGAGAAGATTGCAGCCACTTGTACGTTGGATTTCCATGCCTGGTATTTAGACGATGGCATCATCGCAGGTGACACAATGGAAGTGTCTAAAGCATTGAAGATTCTCCAAGAGGATGGACCAGGCTACGGGTTACATCTGAATATTTCGAAGACGGAATTATTTTGGCCTTCTTATGATCCGAGAAGGGATTCTGATACTGCCTTTCCTGCGAATATTGGTAAGCCAAAAGATGGTGTTAAATTGCTTGGTGGACCAGTCAGCCTAGATATGAACTTCTGTAGTAATGTGGTGTTGAACAGGGTTGACAAAACCTCTCAGCTCATAGACAAGATTCAAGAGTTGCACGATCCTCAATGTGAACTTTCTTATGCAGTATCTTCGTCGTCTTATAGTCGGAGATGGGGATGGTTTTGGCATAGTCCAACAACGACTAGACACTCTccccatcaaagatggtggtcTGGGTATTCTTACTATGACAGATACTATGCAGTACTGTTACCTTGCATCTTAGGCACAGACCCAGCATTTGCATAATTCTATTTTGAGGCTGCCTGCAACAACCGACTTATGCCCTGGTTTCCATAATACTTTGCAGAGCTTCACACAAGATTTTGGGATCCCCCTTCCTGATTTCAACATTAATGATGCCGCCCCCCATTACATGAAGTCATTGGCAGCTATCTACTTTGGAGCTATTAGGGAAAAGGTACCTTCTCGCTTTTCTCTACACGTGAAGCTCCTTTTTGGAATGTAATAGATCTGATCATGCTATGGATTTccttaaggcaatacctattcctggGCTTAACCAGGAAGTTGGTTCCAGGCAGTTTAGCTCGGTCTTACAATATCGTTTAACTATACCCCTTTTTGAGGAAGGTAATAAATGTACCTGTTGCGGAAaactcatggatatctttggCGATCACGCTATCCATTGTGCTAGTGAGGTCGGGCTTAAATTCAGACATGATTTAGTAAAATATATTATGGCAGACACGTGTTACAGAGCTGGTATTGCGGCTAGAAAAGAGTTTTCTTTTGGCGTCATCAATAATAAGGATTTTCGGCCAGCGGACATCATGGTTTATGATTGGGTAGATGGGAAGGATGTTTGTCTCGACGTTACTGGGGTCTCTCCGTTTACCAGTGCTAAAACATGCAACTTCATACCAGGTCATGCCATTTCTGCAGCAATTACTCGCAAGAACACTAAATACTTAGATGTTTGCACTTCTCTCGGGTATGGGTTCGGTGttttggatttctccacttttgGTGAGCTTAGTACGGATTTcttaactttcctgaagagattaaggaattgcatggaaggacatgatgccaacttcaagataggcaattctctttttcataggttagggatcgttattcaaaaaggtgttggtgcccaacttgttgctaggatacccaccatctcttgtaatattgattttgattattaataataataatccctGCCTTTGTCCGTGATTCAAAGCATACATCACCATTTTTCCTCTTTGTTTATTGTTTGATCGCATATAGGGATGCAAGACatagttcttctagggtttttctGATTCTCAGACTCAGCTTTCCCTTAGATTATTCTATGCCCATAAAacgttcttcagcttcttcaggaATCCGTAGGAATGGCAGCCCTGAATCCCAATCCTCCATGGCCTCATCTTCGCAGAGTGATAAGCTTCCTTGTCCTTTCGCAACTTTTGATGGCTGTCAAGGAGGTCCTGGTGGTTTGGGGTACTCCAGGAGTGGTTTAACAAGACATCTGAAAGACCATCACTTTCCAACAGAGAATGCCAGACTGGTTTGCGTAGAAAGAATTCAGACAATCGAGAGCTGCTTCACAGCATGGGAAGGCAATCTGTTGGAGTTGGAATCCTGGTTATGCACCAAATGCATGACTACCCATACATGGAAAATGGCCTGCAAAAACAAGTTGCATTCTGCAGATTTCATTCCAGGGCCGTTCAATGGAATTGGTGCAGATTTCCTGATTCATGGTGTTGCGAAACCATGCAATGCGGGTGCAGTGGATAACGCTGGTGCAGGTGTATTAGTGGGTGAAGAGCTTGCAGGTGGTGAAGAGTTTGCAGGCCTTATTGTGGAGATACTAAACCTGATGCTGCAAAGACAAATACCTACGACTGTTAGTATTCCTCCACACTGCAGGCTACATTTTTCGCGTGCTCTCAAGTCTGCTTTAGATTCTGTTCTAGCTAATCCTATGGACATTGCGGCCTGGATACGATTGTTACTGCTGCCAATTTGTATACTAAACTTGTATGAACCTCAGAGTTCCAGTGAGGAACGCTCCGGTATGAGAAAGAAGTTGCATACTGCTGCTATAAACAAAGCTTTGTTGGTTTGGAGGGAACCTGCCGGATGCATCAGTTTGGTACAACAATTGCTTGGCCTGACCAAAAGAGCTTTTAAACAGCGTGCTCCCAgcaaaaagaagacgaagaaacaTCTAGTAGCCTGTCGAAAAAAGCTGAGTTATGGCCACTACACAGCAGCAATTCGCATTCTTTCTTCTAGTGGCGTTGCTCCACCTACCCCAGACACCTTgttcgaactccagcagaaacatccacatgCTCCACCTCCAACTATACCCACAGAAGTTGTTTCAACACCTTTCCTGACTGTTGTTTCCAAGGCTGTACTTGCAGCCTTGAAGAGCTTCCCCAAGGGGACATCTTGTGGCAGAGACGGTCTCCGCCCTCAGCACTTGTTGGACGCCATGAGTGGAGCTGGTGCTGCGATTTCTGatgagttgttgttgtcgattacTGGTGTCGTGAACCTGTGGCTTGCAGGTAAATGTCCTCTTTCCCTTAGTGAATTTGTGGCCAGTGCTCCCTTCACCCCACTACTTAAACCTGGTGGTGGTTTAAGACCAATTTCGGTAGGTACCATCTGGCGTAGGCTGTGTTCTAAGTTAGAAGCTATTTCAGtttgcaaaaacttgaacaaCTATCTTGGCAATCACCAATATGGAGTTGGCATTCCTTACGGCGGGGAGGGTATTCTACACGCGGCGAATAGATTGCTCGAACTGCATGGATCTGATAACACCAAATCTATGTTATTAATAGATTTTTCGAATGCATTCAACATGGTTGGTCGATCCACTATTATCCGTGAGGTAAGAACACACTGCCCTAGCATCTCTCGTTGGGTTGAATTCTGCTATATGCAACCTGCCAGGCTATATTATCAAGAGCACATTCTCTCCTCGACACAAGGGGTTCAGCAGGGTGACCCTCTTGGTCCCCttctttttgctttagctttGCACCCTCTTATCGAGAAGATTGCAGCCACTTGTACGTTGGATTTCCATGCCTGGTATTTAGACGATGGCACCATTGCAGGTGACACTGTGGAAGTGTCTAAGGCATTGAAGATTCTCCAAGAGGATGGACCAGGCTACGGGTTACATCTGAATATTTCGAAGACGAAATTATTTTTGCCTTCTTATGATCCGAGAAGAGACTCTGATACTGCCTTTCCTGCGAATATTGGTAAGCCAAAAGATGGTGTTAAATTGCTTGGTGGACCAGTCAGCCTAGATATGAACTTCTGTAGTAATGTGGTGTTGAACAGTGTTGACAAAACCTCTCAGCTCATAGACAAGATTCAAGAGCTGCATGATCCTCAGTGTGAAATTTTTCTTTTGCGCAACTGTACTGGAGTATCGAGGTTATATTTTGCCCTACGCACTACTTTCCCCAAGGCGATTCAGAATGTTGCCACGCGCTTTGATGATTATCTTATGCAGTATCTTCGTCGTCTTATAGTCGGAGATGGGGCTGGTTTTGGCTTAGTCCAACAACGACTAGCCACTCTccccatcaaagatggtggtcTGGGTATTCTTACTATGACAGATACTATGCAGTACTGTTACCTTGCATCTTAGGCACAGACCCAGCATTTGCAGAATTCTATTTTGAGGCTGCCTGCAACAATCGACTTATGCCCTGGTTTCCATAATACTTTGCAGAGCTTCACACAAGCTTGTGGGATCCCCCTTCCTGATTTCAACATTAATGATGCCTCCCCCCATTACATGAAGTCATTGGCTGCTATCTACTTTGGAGCTATCAGGGAAAAGGTACCTTCTCGCTTTTCTTTTTCTGCACGTGAATCTACTGTTTGGCAATGTAATAGATTTGATCATGCTATGGATTTccttaaggcaatacctattcctggGCTTAACCAGGCAATTGGTTCCAGGCAGTTTAGCTCGGTCTTACAATATCGTTTAGCTATACCCTTTTTTGAGGAAGGTAATAAATGTACCTGTTGCGGAAAACTCATGGATATCTTTAGCGATCACGCTATCCATTGTGTTAGTGAGTTCGGGCTTAAATTCAGACATGATTTAGTAAAAGATATTCTGGCAGACATGTGATACAGAGCTGGTGTTGCGGCTAGAAAAGAGGTTTCTTTGGGCGTCATCAATAATAAGGATTTTCGTCCATCGTACATAATGGTTTATAATTGGGTAGATGGGAAGGATGTTTCTCTTGACGTCACTGGGGTCTCTCCGTTTACCAGTGCTAAAACACGCAACTTCATACCAGGTCATGCTATTTCTGCAGCAATTACTCGCAAGAACACTAAATACTTAGATGTTTGCACTTCTCTCGGGTATGGGTtcggtgttttggctttctccaCTTTTGGTGAGCTTAGTACGGATTTcttaactttcctgaagagattaaggaattgcatggcaggacatgatgccaacttcaagataggcaattctcttttcATAGGTTAGGgatcgttattcaaaaaggtgttggtgcccaacttgttgctaggctacccaccatctcttgtaatattgattttgattaataataataataataataataataaataaaaaaataaaaaataataataataataataataataataataataataataataatatttttcccGCTGTTACTCGCAAACACAGTAAATACTTAGACAAGTGCCTGCATATGGATATGAGTTTGGCGTTATGGCCTTTTCAACCCTCGGTAAATAAGGTAAAGACACTTGTACATTTTCGAGAAGACTGAAAAAGCATTGTAAGATGTGTTTGTTAATTATTGGCCTCGTTTTTTTCCTACTATAGTGGTAAACACATCTCCTTTCGTCCATAGTGGGGACGAGAAGAAGAGGATTGATTTCTACTAAGATTGGATCCCATTTCACCAATTTTCTCTATGGACAGAGCTGAGGTTGAACCTTGTTGATGGGTGGTGCAGGAGCGGAGCTAGAAACTTCACTAAAGGGAAGCAAAGTATTTTTAGGGAGcgcaaaataacaaaaataagcaTGGGTCCCAAAATATTAGAAATTCTAAGCTTGAAAGCTAGTTTGGGAGGATGTGCACTTACACTACACTAGCTCCGTTTCTGGGGTGACGGTTGGATTAGCAGTGGATGGGTCTGGCCGTGCCgtattgaaaaaaagaaaaaagaggagtTCGTCGTCAAATCTATGCTACCTtgactaagagcatctccaacagagggaagatttgtttatttttagtgacacatAGGGTTTATATCCCCGTTTGGCATAAATCCATCTCCGACAGTAGTGTCTTACAAGTTAGGAAGGACCAATTACTAactatgaaggtgttcaagaaagtgttatctacacctaCGGTTACACCTTCACATCATGTTTTTAACTAATTTTCTGTAAATTCTAAGAGTTGAAATTCTCGCTGTTAGAGATGGTTTATTTATGGTTTTCTAGACCCCATAAATAAAATGACTAAATaaaaaatacacataaaattttttttggacttctcttggaaatgctctgATAGCGAGCCGTCAGCTCTCTCCAAACCATCTTCTATCTTCTATAATATAATAGTAACCACCTAAAAGACTAGTAGTAATCAACAGGCTGagtaattattattgtttcccAAATGCTTTTTGGTGAGAAAAGAAGTCGGTTAGTAGCAAATAAGAGTAGTAAAACTGTATTTTCCATGGCAAAGTAACTACTAACTAGGGGTAAAATGGTAAGTCGGTTGAACAGAGTAATCGTAAGTAGTAATAAGAAGTAGTAATTATTCAAACACCTAACGGTCCTTTATTATTCAATATATAATGTGTTTCCATCTTAAAAAAACGGTCGTTTTTCTCAACGAAGAACAGTAAACCCTAGGATTTGATTTGTCTCTAAGATATCAAATCGATATCTCTCAATCAAAATTAGAGCAtaaatctctttttctttctttctctctctcaaaTTAGAAGATAAGATCTCTCAAAAACTTGTTGGGATTTCAAAATTAGTGCAATCGCTTTTCAGATTAGGGCAATATTTGTTTTTGAAAGGGATCATATTTCTTTAACTCGAAGCCGAAGGTATTTTACTCGAAGACGAAGGGATCGAAATTGTGGGTAACACCGAATTTAATCGAGGTAATAAAATTGTTAAATtaggtttttctttctttctctctgatAATTGGGGATTTGAgaaaatttgggttttttttcttcttcgtaaATTAGGGAAGATTTAGAAACCCTGATTGATTAGATTTTCCTGTCTTTTATTAGGGTTCTTGTAAGGAGAACCCAAATTGGGGATCTAATTTTGTTTATTCTTAGATTAGGGTTGTATTTATTTGGGGATATGTTTTGAAGATTTTTCGGTAGGAGAGTTTAGTGCATGATTTCGTGGAAACATCAATCTGACTCGTTTTTTACTTTATAAAGATATTATTTTTACTTTAAATTAGGGCTTGATTCTTTACATGAAAAGCACAGTAATAGGAGATAATTAGTTGTGATTAATAATAGGAGATAATTAGTTCGGAAACATGAATCTTTTATTAGGAAATAATTGGATTATTAATGTGTTTTCTCTAACAGAtgggtgataaagaagatattgatgaAAAGGTGAATCAGAAGTTGTGGATGTTAATAACTGGGGATTTAACTAAATTGCTAAATGGGGTTATTGAAAGTTTGGGAGTTGTTACAGATAAGATTCAACTGGTTAAAGATTTTACCAATGAGTTTGTAAAACTAGAAAGTCAATTGGCTAAAGCATTATTATCTTACCTACATCTAGTAAATGCGGAAATGGCAAATAGACTTAGATCAGATTTAGAGAAAGATGATGTACATTTCAACAATATGATGATTATATATGCTGCGAAAAGGCGTGGGAATTTACGAACTCATCTTGAGATAATCCGCCAGCATTTTACAGATTTGGAGAAGGATGATTCGTCATTATATGAGCAGAAATTGTTAGATGGAATGGCTGACTCCATCGTGTTGATTAAAACAGACCTATTGGTTTCTCAACCAATGACGACCAATAAAGAGATAGATATAGATGGGAGGAAGCTAGTTGTGGATTTATTGCGATTATCGCACATTATACTACCTATCTTAGAGGAGCTGAATCCGTTTTATTCCAACCATATACAACAATTTGGTGATGAAGATTTAAAGCATGCCAAGGAAAGTGAAGAGTTCCTCTTACCTTGCCTTTACGATTTAATTGAAACATTGATTGAGTATCTTCGCCGTTTCAAGCAACCACAAAAGCTTGACGAGAATCTATACAAGTTTCACAAGTTGACAAATCGACAAGCATCGTTAAGGGTTCCCAGTCGTCTCGTGAATGAAAAAGTTCTAGAAAATCGTCGTAACGTCGTTCGTCTACTTGGGAATCTACGCAAAAAGCTATCAAACGCTACTGACATCTATCAAGAAAGGTGGTACAAGCTCTTGGTTCAACTATTGCAAGCTGTGAAGAACGACATCAGAACAGCATCTTCATCTCCTCCTCCATCATCTTCTGAGGAtgattcttctctttctctcgaATCTCCTGAGGatgattcttctccttctttCGAATCTCCTGaggatgattcttcttcttctcctgaacGCTGCCAGAAGGGTATTCCTCAGAAGGGTAGTCCTATGAAGCGGGTTGCTATTCATCAATCTCGTGAATGTAGTGATGGCGAGCTTTTGAAGATGGCTGATTGCATTCCAGATGCCTACAAGTTTATTGATATTGACACTCCTGAAAGGAGTAATACTTCTTTGAATTGTGACTTTAAGGCGGCTTTTGAGAAAGTTAACTTCCCCCACGATGGTTTTCTTACTGGACTGTTGGATCAAGAAGGCAATCGAGCGGATGAACTTGTTGAACCGTCGGAAGCAGGAACAACACCACCAACAGCAATGGCACCCCAGTAGCCAAGAAACAGCACAACTTAGCCGAGAAAGCTATTTACAAGAGCACTAGGAAGTGTAATGAATTGAATATCATATCATATCAGGAGATAGTTTTATGACAAATCAGCTAATGGTTCCTAGTTCAGtcattcttttgtttctttttttactATAAACTGAAAATATAACTGTAACATCTTTATAGGTTTCAGGACTTTCGCTTTTTTCCTTCTGTGACACATATTTCTACCGATGAATTCTCCCGCACTTTGTTATTACTACTGTATTGGATTGTAAAGAATCTTGGTGGATAAAGTGTTCTTATTGTCTAATATAAGGGTTGTTGGTTGTTACCTGTCTTTTGAATTAAGATGATGGTGTTGAGAAGGAAGagtccttatttttattttttttcagatGTATCGGTTGATGGAGATCCTGCTGAGTGGATGGTGTTCGAGGTCTGTTTCATTTTCTAACTTCTGATGGTGTTAACTAATTTTGTATTTAATGTCTTTTTACAGGTTTTCCATGATGTTGTAATTTCGCGAGCACTTTATACAGGTAAGTCATGTCTTTTCGGCTTCATGGACATTCAGTATTTGATCTGCACACAATTTTCATTCTTCGTTCTGCATGCTCGTCTGATCTGCTTACTTACATAAGCCATGTTAGGTAGATACTACATGGGATTCCCAAACACATTTCATTTTAGGTCCTAGACCGAATGATAGCACCAGTCCTTTTAATCTGATTAAGAGTTTCAGATATAATCCACGTGTTTTGCTATTTGTGTGTGACTAGTTTAAGAAAACTAATTGGTGACATCTCTGAGATCGAAACAGAAGGTGCCCCTTTATCAGTTGGTTTAATCATACTAATGAGTCTTATtgattaaaaatttaaaattcGTTCGCAATCCCATTTAtttatgcagtgggagttcttgTTTAATAGTAGCTGCACAATGTAACCCATTTTGCTGCATACATATATGTTTTATTTACATGATGTATTTGGAATGCGTAACCTTCATAAATcagctgtttttctttctttcctgTCTCGTCCACTTGCTTTCGAAAATGAGTAAACTAGTATCCCTTGAAGGAAATGCTTGACATTATCTCTATGTATTTCTTTGGTTAATTGTCCCCACCTTCCTTATTTGAAACCTCGAAGGTGCTTATTTGGTGACTGATAGTGTATTTTCATTTTACCTGCTAGCTAGTGATTTTAGTATGAAGCGTTTATATGTTGCCGAAATCTTTCATGCGAAAACAGATACCGTTCTCCCTAATCTGCAGGAAGTGGtggcgagagagagagagagagaaatttgATGGAGTTTTTGATATAAACTTGTTCATGTAAATTATTTGGTTTCTTCCTGTTAAAACAAGCACAACTCTGTCCGAATATTTTAATTTGGCTATTTGCACATTTTTGGAGACTGTCAGGCTGAGCTTCTGCTGCTACATGGTTTC includes the following:
- the LOC113288569 gene encoding uncharacterized protein LOC113288569; the encoded protein is MGDKEDIDEKVNQKLWMLITGDLTKLLNGVIESLGVVTDKIQLVKDFTNEFVKLESQLAKALLSYLHLVNAEMANRLRSDLEKDDVHFNNMMIIYAAKRRGNLRTHLEIIRQHFTDLEKDDSSLYEQKLLDGMADSIVLIKTDLLVSQPMTTNKEIDIDGRKLVVDLLRLSHIILPILEELNPFYSNHIQQFGDEDLKHAKESEEFLLPCLYDLIETLIEYLRRFKQPQKLDENLYKFHKLTNRQASLRVPSRLVNEKVLENRRNVVRLLGNLRKKLSNATDIYQERWYKLLVQLLQAVKNDIRTASSSPPPSSSEDDSSLSLESPEDDSSPSFESPEDDSSSSPERCQKGIPQKGSPMKRVAIHQSRECSDGELLKMADCIPDAYKFIDIDTPERSNTSLNCDFKAAFEKVNFPHDGFLTGLLDQEGNRADELVEPSEAGTTPPTAMAPQ